In the genome of Microcoleus vaginatus PCC 9802, the window GAAAAGCAGATAGTTAACCGTATTCTGGAAGCGGCTCGCAGCGATTGGGGGGCGGCTAACGAGATTGCCAGACAAGCTAACCGACAGCCGATCGGGCGATTTCTTTCTGCACCCCTGCGGCTCTACAATCCCGAACCAGATTTATTTCGACTCGCACTCGAAGCTGCAGCCGATGAAGAGTTGGCTTCAATGCGTCGCGGTGACAAACTCTTAGAAGCTACGATCGCTCTAGCCCCTTTGCTGGGCTTGCTGGGAACAGTTCTGGGCTTGATTAACTCGCTCAGTTCTATCCGTCTGGGCGACATCGGCACGGCGGCAACAACTGGCGTAACTTTGGGGATTAGCGAGGCGCTGATCACGACTGCTACTGGGATGGTAGTAGCAATTTTTACCTTGGCGTTTTATCGGATATTTCAAGCTTTTTTGTTCAACCAGACAAAAATATTTCGCAAAGCTGGAAATGAACTGGAATTGCTTTACAGGCAATACTGGCCGGCAGCTAATGCTAAGGGTCGATCGCCCGGTCCAGAATACAGCAATTCTTCTTTTGGTGCAGATGGTTTGAACAGGCGTTCTCTCAATTCTCAAGAGGAGCGAGAACGGAATCGGGAGCCGAAAT includes:
- a CDS encoding MotA/TolQ/ExbB proton channel family protein — translated: MNIQELFEKGGPAMWPLLLLSILSLSTIIERLWFWASLLSKEKQIVNRILEAARSDWGAANEIARQANRQPIGRFLSAPLRLYNPEPDLFRLALEAAADEELASMRRGDKLLEATIALAPLLGLLGTVLGLINSLSSIRLGDIGTAATTGVTLGISEALITTATGMVVAIFTLAFYRIFQAFLFNQTKIFRKAGNELELLYRQYWPAANAKGRSPGPEYSNSSFGADGLNRRSLNSQEERERNREPKLKGSDPAEDSPSNN